The sequence tatttttctatacTGTGATCGGAGATTCAAATCTTCCTATTTTCATCTTGGTTTTACCTGAACtcgaaaagaaaaacaatgattTTGATTGTAACTTTGAAATGATTAGATCCAAATCGTTTTAGACTGACAAGGCAAACTACATTTGGACGTCGGCACATCAGTTCTTGTGCAACACCATCATTTCTTCTCTGGACTGTAAGTTCATTTTTCGTTTTTATACATATCTATTTttcatataataattatttgtgttctatttctatttttttaatcttaaaagTTTTTATCTTATACTTTAGTTTATGTagttgtaatctttgtttattcCATGTTAAAACAAGTTAATTTACATCTACAAAACTACATAAAGATAATTTTTTCCAATCCgaaaataagaaatatattagtttacaatttttctacctaaataaagaaaacaaataaatgtAATTTTAGGCTAtgataaccttttttttttatatttgaaatagTTTATAAACTCTATGGTAAGAATTGTGAGAAGAGAAACCTATAAATTATACTATAGaaataaatttgtaattatAAAACTAGGTATAGTTGAAATCAAGGATAATGAATCAATATAGGGAGTAAAATGGTAGTTTGACCTAATATTTGCAATCTTATCACACTAATAAGTAATTGATTTACTTCAATTTATTAATCTCAATGGTTCCTATTACAAAATTAATTCGGTTATTGTCACTCGTTAATACTTGAATAAGACTTGTCGAAATTAACAAGCTTTAaagtcaaagaaaaaaaaaccctatttACTCTAGTAGTAATGATCCTTATATATATTTATCGAAGATTTTgcttaatatttaatataatttagttTCCACATTTTTAGTTGTCTAAGTGAAATTAATTGACATGCATTTCTTATCTGGAAGTTAGATGTCCATTcatatttattctcaatctttttaagtttttttttaaaaaaaaatctaaatttgttgttaaaaatgaatttgaaattaatttgggttgaaaaatattttacaGAAATGCTTCTTCAGACAGTTCTTTCGTTCTGTGGCCAAAGTTGACTACTTGACCCTTCGCCACGGTTTCATCTCGGTTAGTAAATACTAAAAAAGATTACCATAAGATAATTTAGATTTCATTATTGAATCATTAATTCCCTTTTTCtggtcatatatatatatatacactgaggttgatttttcttttcttttcttttttttttttaatagactCATGTACCTGGAAACACTTCCTTCAACTTCCAAAAGTACATTGAAAGATCATTACACGATGACTTCAAAGTCGTCGTTGGCATCAGGTAAACTAATTAATCTAGATTCTTTAAACTTTTCTACAGTACATGGGGGAAGGAATAGAATAGTGAGAGTAAGGGTTATGAGAGAATTGTAAACCATCGGAGCTTATAGAGTTGGATAAGGTATAAAATTAATGTCATTTAATGATTGAATCTGTTAACTTCTTGAACCAAACAAGGGGTGAGTCATGACCTCGTAgtttttttctctgtttttttgGACCAAACACACTCTTaatattagaaaagaaaaaaaatggtaaaaataaTAGTTGAGTCCCAAAATTTAGTTGCTCAAACTTAATTTTGCAATTGATTTAATTGTAATGATTTTTGTgtaaagaaatataatatgttagatattttttaaaaaatgttaagaTAACAAAGTCTTTAAAGTATAACGACCGAGATGGTATTTTAAGTAAGAAAAAATAAGTTTTTGGTCTAGTATTCATATGATTCttaagttttaaaatgttacacaattttagttcttaagttttaaatttagtttcaaTTGAGTCTAAATCAAAATATTGTAATTTGAGCCTTTAAGATTTGATCTAAGAATAGGAAATACAAATAAACAAGTGGATGAGATTTGTTGAGGACGATCctatacattaaaaaaaatagaaagacaTTACCATTATTATAAGATAATGAATTACACCTATATTTAAGATGAAACTTGATGTTTACCTAATACATTGAACTCGTAATCAATAATATAATACCTTAGactaattatattaaataattttagaaTTTCTCTTCTAAAGTACTTAATCTTCTCTTACTTATATAATGACAGTCCTTTCATGTGGCTCATAGTAGTTATCTTCATTCTAGTGGACGTACATGGTGAGTTTTTCTTGATCTCCATTAATTTAAAAGGCTTAagcatttttatttaattctaatGTACGAAATAGAagtattaatttattttacttaaaaTTGGCTGAAAAATGTTATATGCATATGACTATGAACAGGCTGGAATGCATATCTCTGGGTGTCTTTCCTTCCGCTAATTGtaagttgaaaattttatattatatgttcATATCTAATAAATATACGATGCATATCCTAAACTATACATAtagataattattttaaacaacaaaattgatagaaaatatttataatataacaaaatatcattgtCTATCGGATGGTGATAGACATTGAAATAATCACCGTCTATCATTAACATTCTGttatattcataaatattttaatttactttGATAAATTAGAAAATATTTCACATATAAAATGTGCAAACATAAacttaaaaggaaaaatattactatatatCCAACTTGAAGTATTAGAAGAGTTTCATTGTCTAACcaaaacttaaattaaaatttcGTTTTAGTTGATATACTTTTAAggtttgtttaatttgattagtCCATATACTCATTCCCATAAATACATCTTAAATCAACATCAATAAAAGGAtctgtctttttctttttcttttgggtaATTGAAGATAGTGTTAGCTCTTGGAACAAAACTTGAAGTAATAGTAGCAAGGCTTGCCCTTGAGCTTCAAAACAAGACAGATGTGGTCAAAGGAGCTCCAATGGTTCAACCAAGTGATGATCTCTTTTGGTTTAATCACCCCAAATTTGTACTCACCCTTCTTCATTTCACTTTGTTTATGGTAAGTTTTCCTGTAATTCTGGAATGGCTTTATCTCAGTGTTAATTAAAAGTGAATGAAAATTTAACCGTTTAGAAAGTCATTTCAAACTTATCTTTTACTTACTACTTGTTCATCTAATTgattttccctctctttttcttttcttttttaacttttccaGAATGCCTTcgaattttcatttttcatctGGGTTACGGTAAAAAtcctcatcttctttttttttgtttgcacatttctttttctttggttAAACTACAAGTTTGGTTTTGTTCGATAAGTATATTATACTTTTTAAATAGTAATAAATAGTAATATACTTTTTACTTGCAGCTACAATATGGGATAAAATCTTGCTACCATGAAAACGTGGTGGTCATCGTCATTAGAGTGGTCTTAGCGTAAGTATATCATTCAACAATTTCTTTAACTAATACACATCTACTAATGCTATATGCCTATGTGCACAATGATTGGACGTTTTGCTTAATTTTAACCCGTCTCCTCTAATTTAACTTgtaaaattcaattttcaagcaaaaatacataaatatcggtttttttacaagaaaaataaaatcatagATGACCTCTTGGTCGTTAACACTTTTCGTATGTCATTAACCCTATTTTCgataacaaatatttatagagATTGCGACAAAAAATGGGTTCACTTTTCCTGACACAATAAAATGTCAataacatttttattattttttcaaattttcttacTTATGAATTACAAGCTTTGATACAATGTGAAATGATATAATGTGAagcttatttatttattcaactATTATAGGGTCACAGTCCAAGTTTTGTGCAGCTACATTACTTTGCCTCTCTATGCTCTTGTCACACAGGTAAAATACATTGTGACTTCCAATTCTTTTTCACCCTAAATAAGTATTCAATTTTATTTCCTTAATCCAACAAATATACAGAGTGGAAATTCGAACATTTAACTTCTCAGTTGATGAATTGAATTAGGTTCATATTGGCAAGTATctaaaatttagttattttgGAAGAAGGATGCATTTGAACATGAAACTACAATGTAAAGAAAGAACATGAGGATTATAACCTCGTGATAAAGTTTTTGAgattataaactttttttttttttgtaaaatcaTCAGATGGGGTCACAGTTCAAAGCTGCAGCATTAGAAGAAAACACGGCCAAAGCCATAAAGAAATGGCACAAAGATGTgaaacaaaagagaaagaagcATTCCCATCACCATGACCTTGACTCAAGCCAGCACCAAGAAGGCTCGTCACACTCCGCCTCCGAGCGCCCATCGTCTCGAGTTTTCGAGGGTAGTAGCCGAACACTAAATTCGGATCAAGAGATGAGCTCTTCTCATCATAGAGCTCTCTCTTTTTCTGAGCTCAACGGTGTTAGTATTATTGAGTGTGATGAGATTGTTGAAGAAAAACTCAGAGATACTGTAGTAACAAAAGATGAATCTGCAGTTTCAAATAAGGTAATAAAGATAGAAATAGGAGAGATTAGTGAAATTCATGAAGAGAAGATTATCTTAAGTACTCCTCAAAATGAAAGACGAATTTCGTAGATTTTGAATTGAGCTTTAATTTTGTCATTGATTTCATGTAAAAACTTTTGGTGTTTGTGCTGTAAAAACATTGTCCAACCTGATGAATATATAAATATGATGTTCATATATTtgattataattaaatttatcatGTGTTGTTAAGGATGCTATAAAGTGAAATAATTTTGCTCGAATTgcattttttttgttctttgagATATGATTCTAGGACTTGTTGAAGGGTCTACAATCAAATACAATTTATACTATATATCGATCTAAAACTATCAATAATGGATAGTTTTAACAAGCTAAATTCATAACTAAAGCAAGTGCAGAATGATTAATGATGCAAAAAAGTAAAGGTGcaagaattaaaagaaaataacacGCGTAAAACATACAGGTCTAACTTAGGAACTTGGATTCACTCAAATGCTCAATTGTGATTACAAGACACTAAATATGTCATTAGTCTTGTTAGGAAAACGGACCCTTCAAACTTAAATATCTCTACGATGAAAGCCTCTTACACGATCATCCCCTTATCTAACTGACATGAGATTTTGGTTGCATTCCCAACTGTTAAGAAAGTGCTTTAGGATTGAAACATGCTCATGTGTGTTTatctttgttaagttaatttagtccaagtttgtttctatttcttaggaattagtcattcatgatttgtaatcatggagaaagtctagggtcatgttgattagtggagaaagtttagggtcatgatgttagtggagaaagtttagggtcatgatgttagtgggtagttatttttaagactttaaatactgtatttttctttgaatgtaattgaaatgaatttgtcttcaatttgccattgcaatatttatttttactctagaaaataacaattggtatcagagctctcTTCTTAAGGGATCTGTGAGTGTGAGTTGTTGTGTCATGGACGCCATAACAAGTTCTAGTTTCACTTCAATTTCTCCATTGATATTTGATGGAGACAACTACCAAGTTTGGGCAGTTCGTATGGAAGCTTATATGGAAGCTTTGGATATTTGGGAAGCAGTGGAAGAGGATTATGAAATTCCTGCTCTTCCAGACAATCCTACCATGGCACAAATCAAAGcgcaaaaggagaagaagacaaagaaatccAAGGCAAAGGCATGTCTGTTTGCTGCAGTCTCATCTACTATCTTCACTAGAATTATGACTCTGAGATCAGCATATGAGATATGGAATTATCTCAAGTCAGAATATGAGGGAgatgaaagaatcaaaggaatgCGTGTGCTAAACTTGATTCGAGAATTCGAGTTGCAGAAGATGAAGGAAACAGAATCAATTAAAGAGTATTCTGTTAGGTTATTGGACATTGCAAACCAAATCAGATTACTTGGTTCTGTGTTCAAGGACTCAAGAATTGTAGAAAAAATTCTTGTATCAGTGCCTGAAAAATTTGAGGCATCTATTTCTGCCTTAGAAAATACCAAAGATTTGACTCAAATCACTCTTGCAGAGATACTCAATGCTTTGCAAGCGCAGGAACAAAGAAGAGCCATGAGGCAAGAAGGTGCTGTTGAAGGAGCCTTGCCAGCGAAGCATCATGAGAACGTTAGGaacaataagaagaagaagtttttcAAGAAGAATCAAATTTCTACTAGAGAATCTTCAACTTACAACAAAGCAGGAGTCAAGAAGGGATCCTATCCTCCCTGTTCACATTGCAATAAACAGGGTCATCCTCCTTTTAAATGCTAGAGGAGACCAAACGCCAAGTGCACCAAATGTAACCAAATGAGGCATGAAGCTGTAATTTGCAGGAACAATAATCAACAACAAGGTGTAGATGCCAAAATTGCTTatcaggaggaggaggaggaggatcaATTGTTTGTGGCAACATGCTTCGTGGGTGGTGAGTCAAATGAAAGCTGGCTGATTGACAGTGGATGTACCAACCATATGACTCATGACAAGGAGTTGTTTAAAGATCTGAAGCCAACAAATATCACCAAAGTCAGAATTGGCAATGGAGACTACATCTCAGTCAAAGGAAAAGGGACTATTGCGATTGCCAGTTGTAAAGGTACAAAACATATACAAGATGTTCTTTTTGTACCTGACATTAACCAAAATTTGTTGAGTGTGGGTCAACTTATTGAAAAAGGTTTTAAAgttacttttgaaaatgaatattgCTTGATTAAGGATGCAGCAAATCAAgatattttcaaagtaaaaatgaaaggaaaaagtttttcacttAATCCTTTAGAGGAGGAGCAATCTGTTTTTGCTCTCAAAGAAGATGAAACACAGCTTTGGCACAAAAGAGTCGGtcactatcatcatcaagggCTGCTACAACTAACGGAGTTGGCACTTGATTTTCCCAAGCTTAGTGAAGAAATCTTAAGCTGCAAAGCGTGTCATTTTGGAAAGCAAAATAGGAAGTCATTTCCCAAGTCATCTTGGAGAGCCACTCAAAAATTGCAGCTCATTCACACAGATGTTGCAGGTCCTCAGAGAACACCTTCTTTAAAAGGCagtctctattatattgcttttATTGATGACTTCACCAAAATGTGCtggatttttttcttgaagtttAAATCAGAGGTTGCTCATGTCTTTTGGAAGTTCAAGACAAGAGTTGAAAATGAAAGTGGTTGCAAAATTCAAATGGTAAGGTCTGACAATGGGAAGGAGTATGTTTCGGCAGAATTTGACAAGTTTTGTGAAGATTCAGGCATAAAACATCAACTTACAGCTccttacactcctcaacaaaatggaatTAGTGAGAGGAGAAATAGATACATCATGGAGATGACAAGATGCATGTTGCATGAAAAGAGTTTGCCAAAGAAGTTTTGGGCAGAGGCAGCAAATACAGCTGTATTTCTTCAAAATAGGCTTCCCACAAAAGCATTGAAGGAAAAGACACCATTTGAGGCATGGTATGGGTACAAACCATCATTGAAATTTCTCAAAGTATTTGGTTGTTTGTGTTTCACTCATGTTCCACAGAGCAAGCGTGACAAACTTGATAGGAGAGCTTCACCGGGTGTCTTTATAGGCTATAGTTCTATCAGCAAAGCCTATAAAATTTTCCAGCCacaaactggaaagattgtcGTGAGCAGGGATGTTCACTTcgaggaagatgaagagtggaactttgatgatgcagagaagaaaggtcagaccttggaaaagatgaaattcaagttttttgattcaagcattgaagaggaagatgacaGGCAGAATGAAATAGTAGATGATGCTTCCGTGAGAGGAACAAGGTTGCTTTCTGATATTTATGAAAGGTGCAATGTTGCTGTGTGTGAACCTGCAAACTATGCAGAAGCAAAGAAAGATCAAAGGTGGATAGCTGCAATGGAGGAGGAGTTGTCAATGATAGAGAAGAACAAAACTTGGATCCTTGTTGACAGACCTCAAGATAGGAAGGTAATTGGAGTTAAATGGGTGTTTATAACCAAGCTTAATGCTGATGGCTCGATTAACAAGCACAAAGCCAGGCTTGTGGTTAAAGGGTATGCTCAAATCTTTGGTGTTGATTACTCTGATACTTTTGCTCCTGTTGCTAGAATGGACACAATCAAGTTACTATTTGCAATAGCTGCACAAAAGGGGTGGAAATTGTATCAGTTGGATGTCAAATCAGCTTTTTTGAATGGTGTCTTACAAGAAGAAATTTATGTTGAGCAGCCCGAAGGATGTGAGAAGCAAGGAAACAATGCagatcatattcaaaatttcaaatgggagatgatgaagatgtttGAAATGACAGATCTCGGGCTCATGTCCTACTTCCTTGGCATAGAGATCAAGCAAGGGCAAAGTGAAGTTTTCATTTGTCagaaaaaatatgcaaaggaaatactaaagaagtttAAGATGGATGAGTGTAAGGCTGTAAGCACTCCAATGAATCAAAAAGAGAAGTTGTGCAAAGAAGATGGTGCTGACAAAGTTGATGAAGGATATTTTAGGAGTTTAATTGGTTGCTTGATGTATCTCACAGCaacaagacctgatattttgAATGCTGTGAGTATTTTGTCTCGTTTCATGCATTGTGCAAGTGAATTACATCTTAAGGCAGCAAAAAGAGTGATACGATATGTCAAAGGCACAAGTGATTTTGGTGTTAAGTTCACTAGGGGCAAGGAGTTCAAACTGATTGGTTTTTCTGATAGTGATTGGGGAGGTTCCATTGATGATATGAGAAGCACTTTAGGTTACTGTTTTACTCTTAGCTCTGGTGTTTTCTCTTGGAgctcgaaaaagcaagagattGTAGCCCAATCCACTGCTGAAGCAGAATTTATTGCTGCAACAGCTACTGCCAATCAAGCTTTATGGCTGAGGAAACTTTTACTTGACCTTGATCTGGAGTTGAAGAAAAGCACGGAGATTCTTGTTGATAACAAAGCGGCTATTGCTATTTCTCATAATCCTGTGTTTTATAAGAAGACTAAACATTTTAACatcaagttattttttttaagggaaGTGCAGAAAAGTGGAGAGGTGATTCTTGTCTACTGCAAAACAGAAGATCAAGTTGCAGACATATTAACTAAACCGTTGCCTACTTGCAAGTTCGAGTTTCTAAGGTCAAAACTTGGTGTTTGCAACTCCTAAAGCAAGGAGGAGTGTTAAGAAAGTGCTTTAGGATTGAAACATGCTCATGTGTGTTTatctttgttaagttaatttagtctaagtttgttcctatttcttaggaattagtcattcatgatttgtaatcatggagaaagtctagggtcatgttgattagtggagaaagtttagggtcatgatgttagtggagaaagtttagggtcatgatgttagtgggtagttatttttaagactttaaatactgtatttttctttgaatgtaattgaaatgaatttgtcttcaatttgccattgcaatatttatttttactctagaaaataaCACCAACAATTCGATCGGTAAAGAGTCGACCTTTTTTATATTGAACCAAACAAGTATCTCCAATTTAGGGTATGTAATTGGTGAGACGTAGCATAATTAACTTGTATAGCCtaaattaataacataattaaattccaaattctAGTTATAAAATGTCTGTTAACCACTTGGGACA comes from Cucumis melo cultivar AY chromosome 12, USDA_Cmelo_AY_1.0, whole genome shotgun sequence and encodes:
- the LOC103501783 gene encoding MLO-like protein 3, which gives rise to MAAAALDPSSLQFTSTWAVAAVCFFFISLSLFLEHLIHLLSNWLKRKRKAALFEAVEKLKSVLMLLGFMSLTLTVTQQPVSKICIPNSVAYTMLPCQREIQITASKNLEMEKFQSNQSFSWLTEKVESSSSNDDSSSSSSSSSSSSDYCSAKGKASLMSQGGMNQLNNFIFVLAVMQILYSVLTMALGRAKMRRWKAWEEETNTLDYQVANDPNRFRLTRQTTFGRRHISSCATPSFLLWTKCFFRQFFRSVAKVDYLTLRHGFISTHVPGNTSFNFQKYIERSLHDDFKVVVGISPFMWLIVVIFILVDVHGWNAYLWVSFLPLIIVLALGTKLEVIVARLALELQNKTDVVKGAPMVQPSDDLFWFNHPKFVLTLLHFTLFMNAFEFSFFIWVTLQYGIKSCYHENVVVIVIRVVLAVTVQVLCSYITLPLYALVTQMGSQFKAAALEENTAKAIKKWHKDVKQKRKKHSHHHDLDSSQHQEGSSHSASERPSSRVFEGSSRTLNSDQEMSSSHHRALSFSELNGVSIIECDEIVEEKLRDTVVTKDESAVSNKVIKIEIGEISEIHEEKIILSTPQNERRIS